One segment of Cutaneotrichosporon cavernicola HIS019 DNA, chromosome: 4 DNA contains the following:
- a CDS encoding uncharacterized protein (GPR1/FUN34/yaaH family), whose amino-acid sequence MSDANGNQKNELNNETGNVDANFSGGTGVSRFITPGGNPMDTSQPAFPVFHRKFANPAPLGLLAFGGTTLVLSLFNAQARDVTHPNVILGLALGYGGFAQVIAGVEEWACGNTFGATAFTSYGAFWLSFSVFYIPQLEVMSAYPTQYERDSALGIYLTMWGIITFIFLLGTLRSSVALFLVFFFLVITFFVLAAGHFTGHLTTTKAGGGLGVVTALCAFYTALAGILTKDTSYFLLPVGDLSK is encoded by the exons ATGTCTGACGCCAACGGAAACCAGAAGAACGAGCTCAACAACGAGACTGgcaacgtcgacgccaactTTTCGGGCGGCACCGGCGTCTCGCGCTTTATCACCCCAGGCGGCAACCCCATGGACACTTCGCAGCCAGCGTTCCCCGTCTTCCACCGCAAGTTTGCCAACCCCGCGCCTCTTGGTCTTCTTGC CTTTGGCGGCACCACTCTGGTCCTCTCGCTCTTCAACGCCCAGGCCCGCGATGTCACGCACCCCAacgtcatcctcggcctcgctctcggctACGGTGGTTTCGCCCAGGTTATCGCTGGTGTCGAGGAGTGGGCTTGCGGCAACACTTTCGGTGCCACCGCGTTCACCTCGTACGGCGCGTTCTGGCTCTCGTTCTCCGTCTTCTACATTCCCCAGCTAGAGGTCATGTCGGCCTACCCGACCCAGTACGAGCGTGACTCTGCTCTCGGCATCTACCTGACCATGTGGGG CATCATCACCTTCATCTTCCTGCTCGGCACCCTTCGCTCGTCAGTCgcgctcttcctcgtcttcttcttccttgTCATTACCTTCTTCGTCTTGGCTGCGGGCCACTTTACTGGCCACCTCACTACCACCAAGGCCGGTGGCGGTCTGGGTGTCGTCACCGCACTCTGCGCATTCTAcaccgcgctcgccggTATCCTCACCAAGGACACGTCCtacttcctcctccccgtcgGCGACCTCTCCAAGTAA
- a CDS encoding uncharacterized protein (Membrane-associating domain) — protein MMQRLKDTRYKLSGAMSSSNNNDGGLQHLRNATDDDVPAVTYNNPSLSMHSILLHSAVIFFTFLAICTMAAVAAFQGKWFGVSGGTGFTLFLLLLAFLLIIVIFSIPLIYHRWDKGRNIARFLAQPRAMFILHAFGTILQAIATFIVTISAWSNPGCKNPDDDKHAKDLGDDYKNGLGSWCRTKKASAVIDWLALAAWVGLLILSGLAFRKDRQDHREPAFIPPSSPTRLESGMDRPYSSVGDDDVFADKYEASPAPQRVDDVYAQPRPYSYGRPGVFAQQEQAAMSRPSVDAYGAFDGDMPGARMEQSRTMQMAYSDPYADVRAQVMADGGFGQPTPPLQQANFSSHSPAPGRQGYPGY, from the exons ATGA TGCAACGACTGAAGGATACGCGCTACAAGCTCTCAGGCGCAATGTCCTCTAGCAACAACAACGACGGTGGGCTCCAGCACCTGCGCAACGCAACCGACGATGACGTTCCCGCTGTCACGTACAACAACCCGAGCCTGTCGATGCACAGCATTCTCCTGCACTCGGCTGTCATCTTCTttaccttcctcgccatctGCACAATGGCGGCTGTGGCGGCTTTCCAGGGAAAGTGGTTCGGCGTCTCTGGAGGAACAGGCTTTACGCTGTTCCTCCTCTTGCTTGCCTTTTTGCTTATTATCGTCATCTTCTCCATCCCCTTAATTTATCACCG ctgGGACAAGGGACGCAACATCGCAAGGTTCCTCGCGCAACCACGCGCAATGTTCATCCTCCACGCGTTCGGGACGATCCTTCAGGCTATCGCGACCTTCATCGTGACCATCAGCGCCTGGAGCAACCCG GGCTGCAAGAACCCCGATGATGACAAGCACGCCAAGGACCTGGGAGACGACTACAAGAACGGCCTCGGCAGTTGGTGCCGTACGAAGAAGGCGTCCGCAGTCATCGACTggctcgctctcgccgcgTGGGTCGGCCTTCTCATCTTATCCGGCCTCGCGTTCCGCAAGGACCGCCAGGACCACAGGGAGCCCGCTTTCATCCCACCGTCCTCACCCACCCGCCTCGAGTCCGGCATGGACCGCCCTTACTCGAGCgtcggtgacgacgacgtcttCGCAGACAAGTACGAGGCCTCGCCGGCACCCCAgcgtgtcgacgacgtctACGCCCAGCCGCGGCCTTACAGCTACGGCCGCCCCGGTGTGTTTGCGCAGCAGGAGCAGGCGGCCATGTCGCGTCCCAGTGTCGACGCGTATGGTGCGTTCGACGGCGACATGCCTGGTGCCCGCATGGAGCAAAGCCGCACTATGCAGATGGCATACAGCGACCCTT ATGCAGATGTGCGTGCCCAGGTCATGGCAGATGGCGGCTTTGGCCAGCCAACACCGCCTCTGCAGCAGGCCAACTTTTCCTCACACTCGCCGGCACCTGGGCGGCAAGGCTACCCTGGCTACTAA
- a CDS encoding uncharacterized protein (Rhomboid family) yields MSNSFPPQLERKNSDPGPYAPLLGSTAPPDSNVSQYQTGYYDRAPAKELDKMAPQDYRDPYSEPHRQNSDPYRQNSDNYRQDDYSPDNYRDPYNFEHGRYDERPYRNDAFDPQRRDEPDPFARSPSREARHHERAGGDPYAPDNYNAYGNSGSNGDMELRPMGPQKTNRLMTPPSALSAKDSLLFATGLDRVFRLVGVKMGESADQVVQRRRQGMPGQRWPVMAYLLTVIMCAVMVYELVANSKAQGSPISTKPYFNFMIGPSSTVLINIGARFAPCMRLVPGIQPSLQMACPSNTANPPTELCTVEEICGHGGFPSGVPDQSWRFFSPIFLHVGIIHLLVNMFAQVTMNGPMERMMGTIPWLIVYIAGGIYGNILGGSFSLAGIPSAGASGAIFAIEACAIVDLALHWKYEARPKFKASGTAVEV; encoded by the exons ATGTCCAACTCATTCCCGCCTCAACTGGAGCGCAAGAACTCAGATCCTGGGCCCTACGCGCCGCTCTTGGGAAGCACCGCCCCGCCAGACTCCAACGTGAGCCAGTACCAGACGGGGTACTATGACAGGGCCCCCGCGAAAGAGTTGGACAAGATGGCCCCACAGGATTACCGCGACCCGTACAGCGAACCTCACCGGCAGAACAGCGACCCATACCGCCAAAACAGCGACAACTATAGACAGGACGACTACTCGCCAGACAACTACCGCGATCCATACAATTTCGAGCATGGCCGATATGACGAGCGGCCGTACCGCAACGACGCGTTTGACCCTcagcggcgcgacgagccggACCCTTttgcgcgctcgcccagccGGGAGGCGCGTCACCATGAGAGAGCCGGAGGCGATCCATACGCCCCCGACAACTATAATGCGTATGGGAACAGTGGTAGTAACGGCGACATGGAGCTTCGACCTATGGGACCTCAAAAGACCAACCGCTTGATGACACCGCCCTCTGCGCTGAGCGCCAAGGATTCGCTGCTGTTTGCCACTGGGCTCGATCGCGTGTTCCGTCTCGTGGGAGTGAAGATGGGAGAGTCGGCCGACCAGGTcgtccagcgccgccgacagGGCATGCCTGGGCAACGGTGGCCGGTTATGGCGTATCTGTTGACAGTCA TCATGTGCGCCGTCATGGTgtacgagctcgtcgccaacaGCAAAGCGCAGGGCTCACCAATCTCGACCAAGCCCTATTTCAACTTTATGATCGGTCCGTCTTCAACTGTGCTGATCAACATCGGCGCGCGCTTTGCACCGTGCATGCGCCTCGTCCCTGGCATTCAACCCAGCCTCCAGATGGCGTGCCCTTCCAACACGGCCAA CCCTCCCACCGAGCTCTgcacggtcgaggagatctGCGGGCACGGCGGGTTCCCAAGCGGCGTGCCAGACCAGTCGTGGCGTTTCTTCAGTCCCATCTTCCTGCACGTCGGCAtcatccatctcctcgtcaacatgTTTGCGCAGGTGACGATGAACGGCCCAATGGAGCGCATGATGG GCACTATCCCTTGGCTGATCGTGTACATTGCTGGCGGTATCTACGGCAACATACTGGGTGGAAGCTTCTCGCTCGCCGGTATCCCATCGGCAGGTGCCAGTGGTGCCATCTTTGCGATC GAAGCGTGCGCGATTGTCGACCTTGCGTTGCACTGGAAGTACGAGGCGCGTCCAAAGTTCAAGGCAAGTGGCACAGCCGTCGAGGTCTAA
- a CDS encoding uncharacterized protein (Sds3-like): MSVLRRSSSPLSSASPSPPQVPTGASTAPLTALNLGPSAAADDEPGIVGGSSPTTLTEPLTESDLTEDEEEMDEPTNELVTPDDDALDALSDIGDEDEADGDAAAITHARHSPEGSPLSPSPSLTPPPPSDPPHPEALPSSPSAAADVAHGATIVEPHDDDDDDDDDDAVLADNSAPEDRGASKAGEDSGDEELTPAAEEADGDITMRAADAADEAAAENDDAVEALDSSIKQEAGDGDIDLEDEHAEAEVQAEEAPEEAEEEAEAEAEEEADETDAADTATVLFRAGHSSHAPLPTPAAIRALFALEVKFAALRDRLYVERLEEAAREEEMVLNGTHPALVQLNHTLQTRRERLHEVASRRHQESIKDLCTWRKIEDKISWSTWTDQRDQLHWDEFEATWSKRRRLAREKNELETPKVHRPVPRVDRPPKPFDWSAGAVPPRLSAEDALRDLRLMDARRLQQQQQQAASRHASPMYGSYAQPSTSMYPYQAAQHPANFLQGDQAHADRRHLEAQTQRPPQQSHRQPAASQHAAQPHAPPPEVSRMPAASAAGPSRPQPQASQRKVDPYSIPPRREVPAQMPAQTNGDGRMNGHAARQAPRPLAAAAGSAAPAQSATDTKPVVTSAAQPERPASRYPGFTDFLSGGSAPQNSFQHHLNAPSKPAQAGNSSPAQAGNSSPAQAGNSSPAPGAPLVRPAFSPQVPAGSAQRS; the protein is encoded by the exons ATGTCTGTATTGcggaggtcgtcctcgcctcTGTCATCGgcatcgccgtcgccaccgcAGGTCCCGACCGGAGCTAGCACGGCGCCGCTCACTGCCCTCAACCTTGGGCCATCCGCGGCAGCAGACGACGAACCAGGCATCGTAGGCGGCAGTAGCCCGACGACATTAACCGAGCCTCTCACAGAGAGCGACCTCacagaggacgaggaggagatggacgagccGACCAACGAGCTTGTCAcgcccgacgacgacgcgttgGACGCGCTGTCGGACattggcgacgaggacgaagctgatggcgacgcggcggccatCACCCACGCCAGACA TTCACCCGAGGGTTCTCCActctcgccgtcgccctcccTCACCCCGCCGCCCCCTTCCGACCCGCCCCATCCCGAAgcccttccttcctcgccaagcgcggcggccgatGTCGCCCATGGCGCCACAATCGTCGAACCGcacgatgacgacgacgacgatgatgatgatgacgcAGTGCTCGCTGACAACTCGGCACCTGAGGATCGCGGAGCGAGCAAAGCAGGAGAGGacagcggcgacgaggaaTTGACCCCCGCAGCAGAGGAAGCGGACGGCGACATCACCATGCGCGCAGCGGATGCGGCAGATGAAGCAGCTGCCGagaacgacgacgccgtcgaaGCTCTAGACAGCTCTATCAAGCAGGAAGCAGGCGATGGCGACATCGATCTGGAGGATGAGCACGCAGAAGCTGAGGTGCAGGCGGAAGAAGCACcagaggaggcggaggaggaagcggaggccgaggctgaagaggaggctgaTGAGACAGACGCGGCAGATACAG CCACAGTGCTGTTTCGGGCCGGGCACTCGTCCCACGCGCCGTTACCCACGCCAGCTGCGATCCGCGCGCTGTtcgccctcgaggtcaagTTTGCAGCTCTGCGTGACCGCCTCTACGTTGAGCggctggaggaggctgcgcgTGAAGAGGAGATGGTCCTCAACG GGACGCATCCCGCTCTGGTCCAGCTGAACCACACGTTGCAAACACGGCGCGAGCGGCTGCACGAAGTGGCGTCGCGGAGACACCAAGAGTCGATCAAGGACCTCTGTACCTGGCGCAAGATCGAGGACAAGATTTCCTGGTCGACATGGACT GACCAACGAGACCAACTTCACTGggacgagtttgaggcgACGTGGAGCAAGCGCAGGCGCCTTGCTCGCGAGAAGAACGAACTGGAGACACCCAAGGTCCACCGGCCCGTTCCTCGCGTTGACCGGCCACCGAAGCCCTTCGACTGGTCTGCAGGTGCTGTGCCACCAAGACTGTCGGCTGAAGACGCATTGAGAGACCTTCGACTTATGGAC GCGCGACGACTgcagcagcaacaacaacaagcAGCATCGCGACATGCGTCGCCGATGTACGGGTCGTATGCTCAGCCATCAACCTCGATGTACCCTTACCAGGCTGCGCAACATCCAGCAAACTTCCTGCAGGGTGACCAGGCGCACGCCGACAGGCGGCACCTGGAAGCCCAGACGCAACGACCACCGCAGCAATCACACAGGCAGCCCGCTGCGAGCCAGCACGCAGCGCAGCCACACGCTCCCCCACCAGAAGTGTCACGAATGCCCGCGGCCTCTGCAGCCGGGCCATCACGACCACAGCCACAGGCATCACAACGCAAGGTGGACCCCTACTCAATTCCACCACGGCGCGAAGTGCCAGCGCAAATGCCAGCGCAGACGAACGGCGACGGGCGGATGAACGGACACGCTGCGCGACAGGCGCCACGTCCCCTGGCAGCAGCGGCAGGGAGTGCCGCCCCAGCCCAATCCGCAACTGATACCAAGCCGGTTGTCACTTCAGCAGCACAGCCCGAGCGTCCTGCATCACGCTACCCCGGGTTCACCGACTTTCTCTCTGGTGGATCAGCGCCACAGAACTCGTTTCAGCACCATCTGAATGCCCCCAGCAAGCCTGCGCAGGCTGGGAACAGCTCGCCTGCGCAGGCTGGGAACAGCTCGCCTGCGCAGGCTGGGAACAGCTCGCCTGCACCTGGTGCCCCACTCGTGCGCCCCGCATTCTCGCCACAAGTACCGGCAGGGAGCGCTCAGCGCAGTTGA
- the UBC4 gene encoding uncharacterized protein (Ubiquitin-conjugating enzyme) — translation MPNMGSMGGMTIGILNYSFTFAILLHHSSQLDLNTFSRVTFPSASASTVNMALKRINKELIDLGRDPPSSCSAGPIGDNLFQWQATIMGPADSPYSGGVFFLSLTFPTDYPFKPPKVSFTTKIYHPNINANGSICLDILRDQWSPALTISKVLLSICSMLTDPNPDDPLVPEIAHTYKTDRARYEATAREWTHKYAT, via the exons ATGCCGAATATGGGAAGTATGGGAGGGATGA CAATCGGCATCCTCAACTACTCCTTCACATTCGCCATCTTGCTTCATCACTCTTCACAACTTGATCTCAACACATTCTCGCGCGTCACCTTT CCGTCTGCATCAGCGAGCACTGTCAACATGGCCCTGAAGCGCATTAACAAG gagctcatcgacctcgggcGCGACCCCCCTtcctcgtgctcggcgGGTCCCATCGGCGACAACCTCTTTCAATGGCAGGCGACTATCATGGGTCCT GCCGACTCGCCGTACTCGGGTGGTGTCTTCTTCCT CtccctcaccttccccacgGACTACCCCTTCAAGCCTCCCAAGGTCTCGTTCACGACCAAGATCTACCACCCCAACATCAACGCCAACGGCTCCATCTGCCTTGACATTCTGCGAGACCAGTGGAGCCCTGCGCTGACCATTTCGAAGG TCCTCCTTTCGATCTGCTCCATGCTTACCGaccccaaccccgacgacCCCCTTGTCCCCGAGATTGCGCAC ACCTACAAGACGGACCGTGCGCGTTACGAGGCGACGGCTCGGGAATGGACCCACAA GTATGCGACGTAA
- a CDS encoding uncharacterized protein (Domain of unknown function (DUF4149)): MTNALAPFTLKGFYLLTWGTALGTNAWHIVSMHKAFSTLDRESFAHLQARMHPAYFGTSTLLTGALLATHLYFHPVLLRRAAWWGIEEGVQGLLIVAAFVPQLINWVAVGPRAIRLAYERHRAERAGKDTPAQDLAAATSAVSTVHGVSSALNLVSGLSLAALGLAVSM, from the exons ATGACGAACGCACTCGCTCCCTTCACGCTCAAGGGCTTCTACCTCCTCACGTGGGGTACGGCGCTGGGCACCAACGCGTGGCACATTGTG TCCATGCACAAGGCCTTCTCGACGCTTGACCGCGAGTCGTTCGCGCACCTCCAGGCGCGCATGCACCCGGCGTACTTTGGCACATCGACACTGCTTACGGGCGCACTCCTAGCCACACACCTCTACTTCCACCCTGTtctgctgcgccgcgccgcgtggTGGGgcatcgaggagggcgtgcAGGGTCTGCTGATTGTCGCAGCGTTTGTACCGCAGCTCATCAACTGGGTCGCTGTTGGACCGCGCGCTATCAGGCTCGCGTACGAGCGCCACCGCGCTGAGCGCGCGGGCAAGGATACT cccgcCCAGGACCTTGCTgccgccacctcggccgtctCGACCGTCCACGGTGTCAGCAGCGCACTCAACCTCGTATCTGGGCTttcgctcgccgccctcggtcTCGCCGTCAGCATGTAG
- a CDS encoding uncharacterized protein (Rhomboid family) produces MMFALEFVLIFAMGYIPFGVDGLAHLGGFAMGLMLGIILVPSTPETKRYRMIVWGCRIVALPLAILAFALTAKNFYSEDPNAACTWCRYLSCIPTSANNQCKGTGLTMSST; encoded by the exons ATGATGTTCGCGCTCGAGTTTGTACTCATCTTTGCAATGGGCTACAT CCCGTTTGGTgtcgacggcctcgcccACCTGGGTGGCTTCGCGATGGGCCTGATGCTCGGTATTATCCTAGTCCCTTCGACGCCTGAGACGAAGCGTTACCGAATGATTGTGTGGGGATGCCGCATCGTGGCGCTGCCGCTAGCTATTCTGGCTTTTGCTTTGACTGCCAAGAACTTTT ATAGCGAAGACCCG AATGCGGCCTGCACCTGGTGCCGGTACCTCTCCTGCATCCCCACGTCGGCCAACAACCAGTGCAAGGGCACG GGATTGACCATGAGTTCAACTTAG